Proteins from a genomic interval of Nasonia vitripennis strain AsymCx chromosome 3, Nvit_psr_1.1, whole genome shotgun sequence:
- the LOC100122806 gene encoding mediator of RNA polymerase II transcription subunit 19, producing MMGDQFRTKVEQYSPKSSPRGARSPVVSRQDSTGTLKTTISLGKNPSIVHSGPFYLMKEPPGESELTGARNLMTYYGLEHSYSKFSGKKLKEQLSSFLPNLPGIIDTPGDQDNSSLRSVIEKPPIGGKELVPLTSVQLAGFRLHPGPLPEQYRYINQAPQRKHKNKHKKHKHKPGEIPSGQETTVTDIGGVDTHEKKHKKQKRHDEEKEARKKRKKEKKRKKQKHSPEHSGGLTPSQHSNS from the exons ATGATGGGAGATCAGTTTCGCACCAAAGTGGAGCAGTACTCGCCAAAATCCTCTCCAAGGGGTGCTCGTTCTCCTGTTGTTTCCAGACAGGATTCAACGGGGACTTTGAAGACAACTATTTCACTTGGAAAAAATCCATCCATTGTTCATAGTGGACCATTTTATTTGATGAAAGAACCACCTG GGGAAAGCGAATTAACAGGAGCCAGGAATTTAATGACCTATTATGGTCTGGAGCATTCCTATAGCAAATTTAGCGGAAAAAAACTTAAAGAGCAATTGTCTTCATTTTTGCCAAATTTACCAGGTATCATTGATACACCTGGTGACCAAGATAATAGTTCTTTAAGATCTGTGATTGAGAAGCCTCCAATTGGAGGGAAAGAACTTGTTCCATTGACAAGTGTTCAGTTGGCTGGCTTTAGGCTACACCCAGGCCCG TTACCCGAGCAGTACAGATACATTAACCAAGCCCCTCAAAGAAAGCACAAGaataaacacaagaagcaCAAGCACAAACCTGGTGAAATTCCTAGTGGGCAGGAGACAACAGTAACAGATATTGGGGGCGTCGATACGCATGAGAAGAAGCACAAGAAACAAAAGCGGCAtgacgaagaaaaagaagcgcgGAAAAAGCGTAAAAAGGAGAAGAAACGAAAAAAGCAAAAGCACAGCCCTGAACATTCTGGAGGGCTGACGCCATCGCAACATTCGAATTCGTGA
- the LOC100122819 gene encoding thymidylate synthase, with product MTEIEEKNVVEQNNGKAQGDGDVDEDHEEYQYLKLIERIIAKGAVKTDRTGVGTHFIFGTQMRFSLRDGIFPLLTTKNVLWRAVVEELLWFIKGSTNAKELADKGVKIWNANSSREFLDSCGFTDREEGDLGPVYGFQWRHFGAKYVNMHTDYTGQGVDQLQDVINKIKNKPDDRRIIMCAWNPVDIPIMALPPCHALVQFCVADGELSCQLYQRSADMGLGVPFNIASYSLLTCMIAHITNLKPGDFVHTMGDCHVYRNHVPALKEQIARKPKPFPTLKITRKVENIDDFKSTDFELNNYKPHAKIYMPMAV from the exons ATGACGGAGATAGAAGAAAAGAACGTTGTAGAGCAGAATAATGGAAAGGCCCAGGGTGATGGAGACGTGGACGAGGATCACGAAGAGTATCAGTACCTCAAGCTAATCGAGCGAATCATCGCGAAGGGTGCCGTCAAGACCGACCGGACCGGCGTCGGAACTCACTTCATTTTTGGCACGCAAATGAGATTCAGCTTGAGAGACG GCATCTTTCCTCTGCTGACAACCAAGAACGTTCTTTGGCGTGCTGTGGTCGAGGAGTTGCTCTGGTTCATAAAGGGATCCACTAACGCAAAAGAGCTTGCCGACAAAGGCGTAAAAATCTGGAACGCCAATAGTTCGCGTGAATTTTTGGATTCCTGCGGGTTCACCGATAGAGAAGAGGGCGACTTGGGCCCTGTATATGGCTTCCAGTGGAGGCATTTCGGAGCCAAATATGTCAATATGCATACGGATTACACTGGACAgg GAGTCGACCAGTTGCAGGATGTgattaacaaaataaaaaacaaaccGGATGACCGACGAATAATAATGTGCGCCTGGAATCCAGTAGATATTCCTATAATGGCTCTTCCTCCTTGTCATGCTCTGGTGCAATTTTGTGTAGCTGATGGAGAGTTATCTTGTCAGCTGTATCAAAGAAGTGCTGATATGGGACTTGGAGTCCCATTCAACATTGCCTCTTATTCTTTGCTCACATGCATGATTGCCCATATAACGAATTTGAAG CCAGGAGATTTTGTACATACAATGGGTGACTGTCATGTATATCGTAACCACGTACCAGCACTAAAAGAACAAATCGCACGAAAGCCAAAACCGTTCCCGACTCTCAAGATAACGAGAAAAGTTGAGAATATCGATGATTTCAAATCAACCGATTtcgaattaaataattataaaccacatgcaaaaatttatatgCCTATGGCTGTTTAA
- the LOC100122832 gene encoding protein ILRUN, with the protein MDVDELDQHLLQQFSCLGTTDKDDLVKQMQKVLVGNQLNEAAAAFLLDMNNWNLQAAICSYFDFETTRNLPMMTLICDSTIGEGESVPPNTKFRKSWHVQNSGAEPWPEGIFLNYTGGAQMGECTRVPVPCLPPRQTVELGVDLTSPSDTGVFQSKWRMMTSNGSYFGDIIWVIITVSESGTLAVTQQLHQLSTSQSNDEQMW; encoded by the exons ATGGACGTCGACGAGTTGGATCAGCACTTGTTGCAGCAGTTCAGCTGCCTTGGGACAACCGACAAGGATGACCTCGTCAAGCAGATGCAGAAGGTCCTGGTTGGGAATCAACTCAACGAAGCCGCCGCTGCCTTCCTCCTGGACATGAACAACTG GAATCTGCAAGCAGCAATTTGCAGTTACTTTGATTTTGAGACAACACGAAATTTACCAATGATGACGCTAATATGCGATTCCACGATTGGTGAAGGAGAATCTGTTCCACCTAACACCAAGTTCAGAAAATCATGGCATGTACAAAACAGTGGAGCAGAACCTTGGCCTGAGGGTATTTTTTTGAACTATACAGGTGGTGCACAAATGGGAGAATGCACAAGAGTACCAGTACCATGTTTACCTCCTAGACAAACCGTAGAACTTGGTGTTGATTTAACGAGTCCTTCGGATACAGGTGTTTTCCAAAGTAAATGGAGGATGATGACGTCAAATGGTTCCTACTTTGGGg ATATAATATGGGTGATAATAACAGTTAGCGAAAGTGGTACCTTGGCAGTCACTCAACAACTCCACCAACTTAGTACTTCACAATCGAATGACGAGCAAATGTGGTAG
- the LOC100122844 gene encoding gem-associated protein 5: MNELVLPPSPNWYLSNILACASDGTVAWGARNSIVVAKAKETCSKSLEFSIIDRAHTDRVTCLSFSPKHNEAGFHRLVSSGDDNIVKIWSLQDLNLEMKNSTLTSQKVIGVDWSKHNPNLVCFVSEDGLLVTWNISYDASQTITLGGKLAATCLACCPHDSNLVALGFKSGLVYLVDLRGSGSVTWQMRGHNVEITSLSWCPAPVNIFESKETKEFLLASGAKDRDIFLWKTDGRYQTQITLPVAPLDSSSHKCKVSASAASHTAVCWLEPTVLLTSSPWGELLMWDLNASTKKKFTPKLIHAKHGRGLFSITGLAVEPPQDKESENWRSKTNIQAIWTLAQDRQVVCCSILDSETCIEYTIPTQGGFVYCMSACPVDTSQIAFGVGDAMIRLWNLSEPHETTIQVQMLWEKIMGKVRALSWHPEKENLLAFATNEGRVGTFDTNSRKPPILLRQYHRRIIYSIGWGPAPNVKEYALYTCGDGELVYYNLEKLNDNPVPVVKKKDCTEFCWKPDYSLLALGFGDGSISFLNRDLKEYGSTINLLHKAIQCLTWHPESTSSDLNISAMQNYLAVAINGSAINIFDILTCDPEENKSDQSSFYRTVATLNGHSEKVVCLSWSPHISGYLVSGSYDNTAKVWKIETQQVIATYASHLRPIQCCMWSPFNQDLIITGSADSTLRIWSISNQTVAIPASSVIKPARGKRTKKKKTKEAIITNNANESESKQVNGESIVIAENKQETVNPEPIKKKKQKKITHFPGYSEILNDSNLWYQSVRKLLHILKFTRCTQDVQVPVLLGSKTNLEEALNHEKKILESNGQYNAVTEINLWSGNLKENLEEAMKSNRLNDYLVSLAFIEPSITIETREKVIQAYVNQLIFQDNPHKAVSYLLCINKVHEAVDVLMASKIYKEAYALATLKLEANDPLINSILEEWANNAVKNGNFESAAECYIMLGEYVKAAKTLERRRDIDSLILAIELAEIARDVDLITSVADKAILEALFNSEFATAKSIIENHPQMQFREIEVQVFTVLSEILASTSDEIIFDWLKGLSSSALLETLENRFAKCPNKYLFLLEKDVYPLTDSQNEKMVQIRASHQIALAILSDNQKQQLQHIVKACDVISQYEKSSSSKSLLAKYLVSLEKKNWTDSSSILNTSENGVSSSLRAYLCHAIIKWFNENSLKLKDEQICESANLIVSILENCVQDLLSKQAVEFWNTTNEINKLEAQLSLEVGQVPSSATLIEQLDQLKKAKNKFLDERISAPNPLSSHHDIMEFLSQVPDKQACQKITQLVMATSKTLFA, from the exons ATGAATGAACTTGTACTTCCACCGTCTCCAAATTGGTACTTGAGTAATATTCTTGCTTGTGCAAGTGATGGCACTGTTGCTTGGGGGGCTAGGAATTCCATAGTGGTAGCTAAAGCAAAAGAAACTTGTAGTAAAAGCTTAGAATTTTCCATCATAGACAGAGCTCACACGGACAGGGTTACGTGCCTGTCATTTTCTCCCAAGCATAATGAAGCTGGTTTTCATCGTCTAGTTTCTAGTGGAGATGAcaatatcgttaaaatatgGAGCTTACAAGACTTGAACCTGGAAATGAAAAACTCCACACTGACTAGTCAAAAAGTAATTGGAGTAGATTGGTCTAAACATAATCCAAATCTAGTATGCTTTGTGAGTGAAGATGGCTTATTGGTAACGTGGAATATAAGTTATGATGCCAGCCAAACGATAACTCTTGGAGGAAAACTTGCCGCTACATGTCTAGCTTGTTGTCCACATGATTCTAATCTGGTGGCACTTGGATTTAAAAGTGGCCTAGTATATCTAGTTGACTTGCGAGGATCGGGTTCTGTAACTTGGCAAATGAGGGGTCATAATGTAGAGATTACAAGCTTGTCCTGGTGTCCTGCACCTGTCAACATTTTTGAAAGTAAAGAAACCAAAGAGTTTCTATTAGCATCTGGTGCTAAAGATAG agatatatttttatggaaGACTGATGGACGTTATCAAACACAGATAACATTGCCAGTAGCACCTTTAGATTCAAGTAGTCATAAATGTAAAGTCAGTGCCTCAGCAGCAAGTCATACTGCAGTATGTTGGTTGGAGCCAACTGTTCTTCTCACAAGTTCACCATGGGGAGAGCTGCTAATGTGGGATTTAAATGCAAGTACCAAGAAAAAATTCACTCCAAAATTAATCCATGCCAAGCATGGCAGAGGATTATTTTCCATTACTGGTTTAGCTGTTGAACCACCTCAAGACAAGGAAAGTGAAAATTGGAGATCCAAAACTaatat CCAAGCAATTTGGACTCTAGCACAAGACAGACAAGTAGTTTGTTGCAGTATTTTAGACAGTGAAACTTGCATAGAATATACAATACCAACTCAGGGTGGCTTTGTATACTGTATGTCAGCTTGCCCTGTGGATACATCTCAGATTGCTTTTGGAGTTGGTGATGCCATGATACGTTTGTGGAATTTGTCAGAGCCTCATGAAACCACAATACAAGTCCAAATGTTATGGGAAAAGATCATGGGAAAAGTCAGAGCA TTATCTTGGCatcctgaaaaagaaaatttattagCATTTGCGACAAATGAAGGACGGGTCGGTACGTTTGACACGAATTCCAGGAAGCCTCCTATTTTATTAAGACAATATCACAGACGCATTATTTATTCTATCGGTTGGGGTCCAGCTCCAAATGTCAAGGAATATGCTCTCTACACATGTGGCGATGGCGAATTGGTTTACTACAACCTTGAAAAGCTCAATGACA ATCCAGTACCAGTCGTCAAGAAAAAGGACTGCACAGAATTTTGCTGGAAACCAGATTATTCATTGTTGGCATTGGGTTTTGGAGATGG ATCAATCTCATTTTTAAATCGCGACTTGAAAGAGTATGGCAGTACAATTAATTTACTACACAAGGCAATCCAATGTTTAACTTGGCATCCAGAAAGTACCTCAtcagatttaaacatttcagctATGCAAAACTATCTAGCAGTAGCAATAAATGGTAGtgcaattaatatttttgatattttgacATGTGATCCTGAAGAAAACAAATCAGATCAATCATCTTTTTATAGAACTGTTGCTACATTAAATGGCCATAGTGAAAAAGTGGTGTGTTTATCTTGGAGTCCTCATATTAGTGGGTATTTGGTATCTGGAAGTTATGATAATACTGCTAAA gtttggaAAATCGAAACGCAACAAGTTATTGCTACTTATGCATCTCATTTAAGACCAATTCAATGTTGCATGTGGAGTCCATTTAATCAAGATTTGATAATCACTGGTTCAGCTGATTCTACTCTACGCATATGGAGTATTTCTAATCAAACCGTAGCAATTCCAGCGTCTTCGGTAATAAAACCTGCAAGAGGTAAACgcacaaaaaagaaaaaaactaagGAAGCAATCATTACTAACAATGCCAATGAATCAGAATCAAAACAAGTCAATGGCGAATCTATCGTTATAGCCGAAAATAAACAAGAAACAGTGAATCCAGAGCctatcaaaaagaaaaaacaaaaaaaaattacgcatTTTCCTGGTTATtctgaaattttaaacgacAGTAATCTTTGGTACCAGTCAGTTAGAAAgcttttacatattttaaaatttacaagATGCACACAAGATGTACAAGTCCCTGTGTTACTTGGCAGCAAAACAAATCTCGAAGAAGCTTTAAATCATGAAA AAAAAATTCTTGAGTCAAATGGACAATATAATGCTGTTACTGAGATCAATCTTTGGAGTGGGAATTTAAAGGAAAATTTGGAAGAAGCTATGAAAAGTAATCGTTTGAATGATTACTTGGTATCATTGGCATTCATTGAGCCTAGCATAACGATCGA GACGCGAGAAAAAGTGATCCAAGCTTATGttaatcaattaattttcCAAGATAATCCACACAAAGCAGTATCTTATCTCCtatgtataaataaagttCACGAGGCTGTCGACGTTCTAATGGCATCGAAAATATACAAAGAAGCGTACGCTCTTGCAACTTTGAAACTGGAGGCAAATGATCCTCTGATTAACAGTATTCTTGAGGAATGGGCAAATAATGCTGTAAAAAACGGAAATTTTGAAAGTGCAGCGGAATGTTACATAATGCTAGGAGAATATGTAAAAGCTGCCAAGACTTTAGAACGACGAAGGGACATTGACAGTTTGATTTTAGCGATAGAACTCGCCGAAATAGCGAGAGACGTTGATTTAATCACATCAGTAGCGGATAAAGCAATACTAGAAGCTTTATTTAATTCTGAATTTGCAACTGCTAAATCTATTATAGAAAATCATCCTCAAATGCAGTTTCGTGAAATTGAAGTACAAGTATTCACTGTGTTGAGTGAAATTTTAGCGAGTACTAGtgatgaaattatttttgattggTTGAAAGGTTTATCCAGTAGTGCTTTACTGGAAACTCTTGAAAATCGCTTTGCTAAATGTCCgaacaagtatttatttttacttgaAAAAGACGTCTATCCTCTGACGGATTCGCAGAACGAGAAAATG GTACAAATTAGGGCGAGTCATCAAATAGCACTTGCAATATTATCCGATAATCAAAAGCAACAGTTACAACACATTGTCAAGGCGTGCGACGTGATATCCCAGTATGAAAAATCCAGTTCAAGCAAATCACTACTTGCAAAGTATCTTGTTTCattggaaaagaaaaattggaCAGATTCGTCTAGTATCTTGAATACTAGTGAAAACGGTGTTTCATCAAGTTTGCGTGCATACTTGTGTCATGCCATTATAAAATGGTTTAATgagaattcattaaaattaaaagacgAGCAGATTTGCGAGTCCGCAAACCTGATTGTATCAATTTTAGAGAATTGCGTGCAAGATCTTTTGAGCAAGCAAGCTGTTGAATTTTGGAATACAACTAACGAAATCAATAAACTAGAGGCTCAATTATCTTTAGAAGTTG GGCAAGTACCAAGCAGTGCGACATTGATAGAACAATTGGATCAACTGAAAAAGGCGAAAAACAAATTTCTCGACGAACGCATTTCGGCACCAAATCCGTTATCTAGTCACCACGACATAATGGAATTCCTTAGTCAAGTTCCGGATAAACAAGCGTGTCAGAAAATCACGCAACTTGTTATGGCTACTTCAAAAACGCTGTTTGCTTGA